In one window of Bradyrhizobium sp. AZCC 1721 DNA:
- a CDS encoding ubiquinol-cytochrome C chaperone family protein: protein MLWPFNHFRKPRTPLRGTIETIYGMIVTQAREPLFYRDFGVPDTVNGRFDLLLLHLWLVLRRLKSVEGGTTLSQGLFDHFCNDMDDNLREMGVGDLTVPKRMQAFGEAFYGRTAAYDLALTEGREALAQAMCKNILNGGNIEKARLLAAYAEAAMAGLDSLDEATLVSGRGRFPSPEKAGAQQ, encoded by the coding sequence ATGCTTTGGCCGTTCAATCACTTCAGGAAACCCCGGACGCCGCTGCGCGGCACCATCGAGACCATCTATGGCATGATCGTGACGCAGGCGCGAGAACCGTTGTTTTATCGGGACTTTGGGGTTCCGGACACGGTTAACGGCCGTTTTGACCTGCTTCTCCTGCACTTGTGGCTGGTCCTGCGACGGCTGAAGTCGGTGGAGGGCGGTACGACGCTATCACAAGGGCTATTCGACCATTTTTGCAACGATATGGACGATAATCTGCGCGAGATGGGGGTCGGAGACCTCACGGTGCCGAAGCGCATGCAGGCCTTCGGCGAAGCCTTCTATGGCCGGACCGCGGCCTATGATCTTGCGCTGACCGAGGGCCGAGAGGCACTGGCGCAGGCGATGTGCAAGAATATCCTGAACGGCGGGAACATCGAAAAGGCCCGACTGCTTGCCGCCTACGCCGAGGCGGCAATGGCGGGCCTCGACAGCCTCGACGAGGCGACGCTGGTGAGCGGCCGGGGCAGGTTTCCCTCGCCGGAGAAAGCAGGCGCGCAGCAATGA
- a CDS encoding AAA family ATPase: MNGETRNEKSNHWEEFTKQYYSIDPLPLIDPRDWHDQPVPERQWLVEGIIPHRAVTLYSGDGGTGKTTTAIQLIVAVALGLQWFGKDVTQGRALLYTAEDESAELHRRFAAAVTKTGRTLADLDDVRVIPMAGLDATLAGQSGGKGNIITTTAAFAKLTIQIEEFKPRLVVLDPLADCYGGDEINRSQVRQFVQKLAGLAFKYDCTVMLLSHPSLTGMNSGTGLSGSTAWNASVRGRLYLTHVKDDPDRRVIKVVKTNYGKVGEEIPLMWDDGGFVVDGGNDPAAANMANRAADEVFMDVFWKLSTLGFRLSPNVGSTYAPKKIAEHPDAKRYSKQKMAQAMQRLLEAGTLKIETVGPQSKRRDILVATVN; the protein is encoded by the coding sequence ATGAATGGCGAGACACGGAACGAAAAGTCAAACCATTGGGAGGAATTCACCAAACAATACTATTCGATTGATCCCCTGCCGCTAATTGATCCGCGCGACTGGCATGACCAGCCGGTCCCGGAACGCCAGTGGCTGGTAGAAGGCATCATCCCCCATCGTGCCGTGACACTGTATAGCGGTGATGGCGGAACGGGCAAAACAACCACGGCCATTCAGTTAATCGTTGCGGTGGCCCTTGGCTTGCAATGGTTCGGCAAGGATGTGACGCAGGGCCGCGCGCTGTTGTATACGGCGGAGGATGAGAGCGCCGAACTTCACAGGCGATTTGCGGCGGCTGTGACGAAAACAGGCCGCACGCTGGCCGATCTTGACGACGTTCGCGTGATCCCGATGGCCGGGCTTGATGCTACGCTGGCCGGTCAAAGCGGTGGCAAGGGCAACATCATCACGACCACGGCAGCGTTTGCGAAGCTGACAATCCAAATCGAAGAGTTCAAGCCACGGCTTGTTGTGCTGGACCCCTTGGCGGACTGCTACGGCGGCGACGAAATCAACCGAAGTCAGGTGCGGCAGTTCGTTCAAAAACTTGCTGGCTTGGCATTCAAGTACGATTGCACGGTGATGCTGTTAAGTCATCCATCGCTCACCGGCATGAACTCGGGCACCGGCCTGTCCGGCAGCACGGCGTGGAATGCGAGCGTGCGCGGGCGACTCTACCTCACACATGTCAAGGATGACCCCGACCGGCGAGTTATCAAGGTTGTGAAGACCAATTACGGGAAGGTTGGCGAAGAGATTCCGCTCATGTGGGATGACGGCGGCTTCGTGGTCGATGGCGGTAACGATCCTGCCGCCGCGAACATGGCTAATCGCGCGGCGGATGAAGTCTTCATGGATGTGTTCTGGAAGCTATCGACATTAGGATTTCGACTCAGCCCTAACGTCGGCTCTACGTACGCGCCTAAGAAGATCGCAGAACACCCGGACGCCAAGCGCTACAGCAAGCAAAAGATGGCGCAAGCCATGCAGCGGTTGCTTGAGGCTGGCACGTTGAAGATTGAAACTGTGGGACCACAGTCAAAGCGCCGCGATATTCTGGTGGCGACGGTGAACTGA
- a CDS encoding integration host factor subunit alpha, with amino-acid sequence MTGTGKTVTRVDLCEAVYQKVGLSRTESSAFVELVLKEITDCLEKGETVKLSSFGSFMVRKKGQRIGRNPKTGTEVPISPRRVMVFKPSAILKQRINGHAPGNGESKTD; translated from the coding sequence ATGACCGGGACCGGAAAAACAGTCACACGTGTCGATTTGTGCGAGGCGGTCTACCAGAAGGTGGGCCTGTCACGGACGGAATCTTCAGCGTTTGTCGAACTCGTTCTGAAAGAAATTACCGATTGCCTGGAGAAGGGCGAGACAGTGAAGCTGTCGTCGTTCGGCTCCTTCATGGTGCGCAAGAAGGGTCAGCGTATCGGACGTAATCCGAAGACCGGTACTGAAGTGCCGATCTCGCCGCGTCGCGTGATGGTGTTCAAACCATCAGCTATTCTGAAGCAGCGGATCAACGGTCACGCGCCCGGCAACGGCGAAAGCAAGACCGACTAA
- a CDS encoding cupin domain-containing protein, with amino-acid sequence MIVRERHGVESGGGGKGFVVKGSKGYRAEQGSDYQPGISAETVGSKMIWLGIITLPAGRRTKAHFHEHHETALYMMSGDELEIWTGDQLQHCEKVHPGDYIYIPAGVLHVAVNRAASPSVFVGSRSEATAQESVVMRPEMDARVP; translated from the coding sequence ATGATCGTACGGGAACGGCACGGCGTGGAATCGGGCGGTGGCGGGAAGGGCTTTGTCGTGAAGGGGAGCAAAGGCTACCGCGCCGAGCAGGGCTCCGACTATCAGCCGGGGATCAGTGCGGAGACTGTCGGTTCGAAAATGATCTGGCTCGGCATCATTACGCTGCCGGCCGGCCGACGCACCAAAGCCCATTTCCACGAGCATCATGAGACGGCGCTCTACATGATGAGCGGGGACGAGCTGGAGATCTGGACCGGCGACCAGCTTCAGCACTGCGAAAAGGTACACCCCGGTGACTACATCTATATTCCGGCGGGCGTCCTGCACGTTGCGGTTAATCGCGCTGCCTCGCCGTCGGTCTTCGTGGGATCGCGCAGCGAAGCGACTGCCCAGGAGAGCGTGGTGATGCGGCCGGAGATGGATGCGCGTGTCCCGTGA
- a CDS encoding P27 family phage terminase small subunit → MKQANSSPKHLSAASAAFYKSIISDYDLDEHHRVLLVKACESLDRVEEARALVAKDGLTYRDRFGGLKPNPACAIERDNKIIVARLFRELGLDLAGDGKTAPPSLPANRR, encoded by the coding sequence ATGAAACAGGCGAACAGTTCGCCAAAGCATCTTAGCGCGGCATCAGCCGCGTTCTACAAGTCCATCATCAGCGATTACGATTTGGACGAACACCATAGAGTCCTTCTTGTCAAAGCGTGCGAGAGTCTAGACCGCGTCGAAGAGGCGCGCGCGCTGGTCGCCAAGGATGGCTTAACGTATCGCGACCGGTTCGGCGGGTTGAAGCCGAACCCGGCATGCGCAATCGAGCGCGACAACAAGATTATCGTGGCTCGCTTGTTCAGAGAATTGGGGCTTGATCTGGCCGGTGACGGCAAGACCGCGCCGCCATCGCTACCGGCAAATAGGCGGTGA
- a CDS encoding tyrosine-type recombinase/integrase: protein MSVYKPAKSPYYAYDFQIRGVRFTGSTGCTGKRDAEKFEKTRKEEGRLEVKALATQESAPLNFATAAARYYLQIGQHLKGDGAKNCQWSINWLEREIGSATLLSSISDELVAKLVGIRRGEAVKNATVNRSVTEPLRKILNRARDVWGQTVKKIDWKLHMLQEPKERVREMSQSEEFALFDQLRVDYHAVVRFALLSGCRLCEIVPGKEFPGLRWKDVDWAGQKISVMGKGRVLATIPISAGIRELLFPLQANHDEFVFTYVAQRSNGGRVRGKHYPMTREGLKSEWRRSKLDAGLLDYRFHDNRHTAATGVLRATGNLKAVQKLLRHTDIATTAKYAHAMIDDVRDAMEANEKNRESRNNPRTDTAAGAKPLKAVD from the coding sequence GTGTCCGTCTATAAGCCAGCCAAGAGTCCTTACTACGCATACGATTTCCAAATCCGTGGCGTTCGGTTCACCGGCTCTACAGGCTGCACTGGCAAGCGAGACGCTGAGAAGTTTGAGAAGACCCGAAAGGAAGAAGGCCGCCTAGAGGTTAAGGCGCTGGCGACGCAAGAAAGCGCGCCGCTGAACTTCGCCACCGCCGCAGCGCGCTACTATCTTCAAATCGGGCAACACCTAAAGGGCGATGGGGCCAAGAACTGCCAGTGGTCGATCAACTGGCTTGAGCGCGAAATAGGCAGCGCTACCCTACTCTCTTCCATCAGTGACGAACTTGTCGCGAAGCTGGTTGGCATCCGGCGCGGTGAGGCGGTCAAGAACGCGACCGTAAATCGCAGCGTCACCGAACCACTGCGCAAGATACTGAACCGGGCACGCGACGTGTGGGGCCAAACGGTCAAGAAGATCGATTGGAAACTGCACATGCTCCAAGAGCCGAAAGAGCGTGTGCGCGAAATGTCGCAGTCGGAAGAATTCGCGCTCTTCGACCAATTGCGCGTCGATTACCATGCCGTGGTTCGATTCGCGCTTCTGTCCGGCTGCCGCCTGTGTGAGATTGTCCCCGGCAAGGAATTTCCCGGCCTGCGTTGGAAAGACGTGGATTGGGCGGGCCAAAAGATCAGCGTCATGGGTAAGGGCCGGGTACTGGCAACCATCCCGATATCGGCAGGTATCCGCGAATTGCTCTTCCCCCTGCAAGCCAACCACGACGAGTTTGTCTTTACTTACGTGGCGCAGCGGAGCAACGGCGGGCGCGTTCGCGGCAAGCACTACCCGATGACGCGTGAAGGACTAAAGAGCGAGTGGCGGCGCTCTAAGCTCGATGCCGGGCTGTTGGACTACCGATTCCATGACAACCGCCACACGGCTGCTACAGGCGTGCTCCGGGCCACCGGGAATCTAAAGGCTGTGCAGAAGCTCTTGCGGCATACGGATATCGCCACAACGGCGAAATACGCTCACGCCATGATCGATGACGTGCGGGATGCGATGGAAGCGAATGAAAAGAACCGGGAGTCCCGGAATAATCCCCGGACTGACACGGCGGCCGGTGCCAAGCCATTGAAGGCTGTAGACTAA
- a CDS encoding YceD family protein, which yields MSKTGTEKPDPWRVPVAVAQIPETGLHRDIEADQAIRKAVADTGGLREVLSAEASFDVTPKSGGRFHVAGHVRARIGQTCVVTLEDIENDIDEPIDLMFAPPEQIPQMAALVDEAEESDEETPDPPEPIENGIIDLGRVATDALYLAVDRYPRKPGAVFEPMVEAADPEDHPFAALKALKAAPKKPRARKPKGK from the coding sequence ATGAGCAAGACTGGCACAGAGAAGCCCGACCCGTGGCGTGTTCCCGTTGCGGTGGCGCAGATCCCCGAGACGGGCCTCCATCGCGATATCGAGGCCGATCAGGCCATCCGCAAAGCCGTGGCCGACACGGGCGGCTTGCGCGAGGTGCTATCGGCGGAGGCTTCCTTCGACGTGACGCCGAAGAGTGGCGGCCGCTTCCATGTGGCCGGCCATGTGCGGGCGCGGATCGGGCAGACCTGCGTGGTGACGCTGGAAGATATCGAGAACGACATCGACGAGCCGATCGATCTGATGTTCGCTCCGCCTGAGCAGATCCCGCAGATGGCCGCGCTGGTCGATGAGGCCGAAGAGAGCGACGAGGAAACGCCCGATCCGCCCGAGCCGATCGAGAACGGCATCATCGATCTCGGCAGGGTTGCCACCGATGCATTGTATCTCGCGGTCGATCGATATCCGCGCAAACCCGGCGCCGTATTCGAGCCGATGGTTGAAGCCGCCGATCCCGAGGATCATCCGTTCGCGGCGCTCAAGGCGCTGAAGGCAGCGCCGAAAAAGCCGCGGGCCAGGAAGCCCAAGGGCAAGTAG
- a CDS encoding MerR family transcriptional regulator has product MDKAPDAFRTISEVAEELDIPQHVLRFWETRFAQIKPMKRSGGRRYYRPDDVDLLKGIRRLLYGEGYTIRGVQRILKEHGIKSVQGLADQTSAVTFGAVEEAIGLSLQEPDEGEIPTVAADDEDYETEEKEIDYRFVDTDDDGILLPFARAKPGPSDADRERLERVLQDLIACKQLLDNALKDG; this is encoded by the coding sequence TTGGACAAGGCGCCGGATGCGTTCCGCACCATCAGCGAAGTCGCTGAAGAGCTCGACATTCCCCAGCACGTGTTGCGGTTCTGGGAGACGCGGTTCGCCCAGATCAAGCCGATGAAGCGAAGCGGCGGGCGGCGGTACTACCGCCCCGACGACGTCGACTTGCTGAAGGGCATCCGCCGTCTGCTGTACGGCGAGGGCTATACGATCCGCGGCGTGCAGCGCATCCTCAAAGAGCACGGCATCAAATCGGTGCAGGGCCTCGCCGACCAGACCTCGGCGGTCACCTTCGGTGCAGTCGAGGAAGCGATCGGCCTCAGCTTGCAGGAGCCCGATGAGGGCGAGATTCCGACCGTCGCAGCCGACGATGAGGACTACGAGACCGAAGAGAAGGAAATCGACTACCGCTTCGTCGACACCGACGACGACGGCATTTTGCTGCCGTTTGCGAGGGCCAAGCCGGGCCCGTCGGACGCGGACCGCGAGCGCCTGGAGCGGGTGCTGCAGGACCTGATCGCCTGCAAGCAATTGCTGGATAACGCGCTGAAGGACGGCTGA
- a CDS encoding phage major capsid protein codes for MTNIAARLEPKAENDSVDSAFAPFEAKIDTLTAKLNAANDNVKAVTARADALELRLNRPGIAANDNVAPSLDTKAFELFVRKGKEALNVDEVKSLRVSDDSTGGYINSPDDFVETLDRNVKLFSPIRQVASVRPTGSGAVVWPKRTGGMTASWVGEGPSARPETTVTFGSSRYPVCELAAWVDVSNAMLDDSALPILDLLAYEFGEEFGYQEGKAFVSGASVLSPSGFMQDANVFYTPGTDANLIKGDGLIDLYHAVKTPYRQNAVWLMNSTTLGAIRKLKDTNGNYMVAMAGLNNTPVSTLLGRPIIETPDMPDVTANAYPVAFGDFSQGYRIFDRVSLSILRDPYSQATNGMTRFHGRRRVAGGVGKAEAIRKLKIATS; via the coding sequence TTGACTAACATTGCTGCCCGCCTCGAACCGAAGGCGGAAAACGATAGTGTTGACTCTGCTTTTGCACCATTTGAAGCCAAGATCGACACGCTCACAGCGAAACTGAACGCGGCGAACGACAATGTGAAGGCGGTCACCGCGCGCGCCGATGCGCTTGAGCTTCGGCTTAATCGCCCCGGCATCGCGGCAAACGACAACGTCGCGCCTAGCCTCGACACGAAAGCGTTCGAACTCTTCGTCCGCAAAGGCAAGGAAGCGCTGAACGTTGATGAAGTTAAGTCGCTGCGCGTGTCTGATGACTCTACCGGTGGCTATATCAACTCGCCCGACGATTTCGTCGAGACTCTTGACCGAAACGTGAAGCTTTTCTCGCCTATTCGTCAGGTGGCGAGCGTGCGTCCCACTGGCTCTGGCGCGGTTGTGTGGCCAAAGCGGACCGGGGGGATGACGGCTTCATGGGTTGGCGAGGGTCCGTCCGCGCGGCCGGAAACAACGGTCACGTTCGGCTCTTCGCGCTATCCCGTGTGCGAGCTCGCGGCTTGGGTTGACGTTTCCAACGCGATGTTGGACGACTCCGCTCTGCCCATTCTTGATCTTCTCGCCTACGAATTCGGTGAAGAGTTCGGCTACCAAGAGGGCAAGGCGTTCGTTAGTGGCGCATCTGTCTTGTCGCCGAGCGGCTTCATGCAGGACGCTAACGTTTTCTACACTCCGGGTACGGATGCGAACCTCATCAAGGGCGACGGCCTGATTGACTTGTACCACGCTGTGAAGACGCCTTACCGGCAAAACGCCGTGTGGCTGATGAACTCGACCACATTAGGTGCGATCCGCAAGCTCAAGGACACGAACGGCAACTACATGGTTGCCATGGCTGGCCTGAACAACACGCCGGTCAGTACGCTTCTCGGCAGGCCAATCATTGAAACTCCCGATATGCCAGATGTGACCGCTAACGCCTATCCGGTCGCGTTTGGTGACTTCTCGCAGGGCTATCGAATCTTCGACCGCGTTTCGTTGAGCATCCTGCGCGATCCTTATTCGCAGGCGACCAACGGCATGACCCGCTTCCACGGTCGCCGCCGCGTTGCCGGTGGTGTGGGCAAGGCGGAAGCCATTCGGAAGCTCAAGATTGCTACGTCCTAA
- a CDS encoding Bug family tripartite tricarboxylate transporter substrate binding protein produces MTIKTFSRRRVLTGAAGISAAAILPRASYGTDWRPTETVRLIVPAAAGGSTDVMGRLLAAHLQTAWGQSAVVENRSGGGGTIGTAEVVRGKADGHVILVGNPGPNAIAYSIFRNMTYKADQLQPVSNMIRIPNIVSAHPSTGIKSIGELIAYIKANPDKLTYASSGVGQSPHLTGAWFLQLTGLKMVHVPFRGAGPALQAALAGDIQILFDNLYPTLPQTQEGKLTALAVTTPERSTLAPNVPTMRESAPELSKFDVSSWFGIFLPKATPAPAVESLNKEIKAMLAREDVQKTIGKMGATADWGTPQQFSDFVQAETAKFGEIIKREGLQMDVN; encoded by the coding sequence GTGACGATTAAAACTTTTTCTCGCCGCCGTGTGTTGACCGGAGCCGCGGGCATTTCCGCTGCGGCGATCTTGCCGCGCGCGAGTTATGGCACCGACTGGCGCCCGACCGAGACCGTCCGTCTCATTGTGCCAGCGGCAGCCGGCGGCAGCACCGACGTGATGGGACGACTGTTGGCCGCACATCTGCAGACCGCCTGGGGTCAGTCCGCGGTCGTGGAAAACCGCTCCGGCGGCGGCGGCACCATCGGCACCGCCGAAGTCGTGCGGGGCAAGGCGGACGGCCACGTCATCCTGGTCGGTAATCCCGGTCCGAATGCGATTGCCTACAGCATCTTCCGCAACATGACCTACAAGGCCGACCAGTTGCAGCCGGTCAGCAACATGATCCGGATTCCGAATATCGTGTCGGCGCATCCGTCGACCGGCATCAAATCGATCGGCGAATTGATCGCCTACATCAAGGCCAATCCGGACAAGCTCACCTATGCCTCCTCAGGCGTAGGCCAGAGCCCTCACCTCACCGGCGCCTGGTTCCTGCAGCTCACCGGATTGAAGATGGTGCACGTGCCGTTCCGCGGCGCAGGCCCCGCGCTGCAGGCGGCGCTGGCCGGCGATATCCAGATCCTGTTCGACAATCTCTACCCGACGCTGCCGCAGACCCAGGAAGGCAAACTCACCGCGCTCGCCGTCACCACGCCCGAGCGCAGCACACTCGCCCCGAACGTTCCGACCATGCGCGAAAGCGCGCCGGAGCTTTCGAAGTTCGACGTCTCCTCCTGGTTCGGCATCTTCCTGCCGAAGGCCACGCCCGCTCCCGCCGTTGAATCGCTCAACAAGGAGATCAAGGCGATGCTGGCGCGGGAGGACGTCCAGAAGACGATCGGGAAGATGGGCGCGACCGCCGACTGGGGAACGCCACAACAGTTCTCCGATTTCGTGCAGGCCGAGACGGCGAAGTTCGGCGAGATCATCAAGCGCGAAGGCCTGCAGATGGATGTGAATTAA
- a CDS encoding beta-ketoacyl-ACP synthase III translates to MTAKRSVVLGCGSYLPQKVLTNAELAARIDTSDEWIVQRTGIRERHIAAEGEFTSHLAINAARAALEHAGLDAQAIDLIVLATSTPDNTFPATAVAVQNGLGILHGAAFDLQAVCSGFVFALATADNFLRSGAYKRALVIGAETFSRILDWNDRGTCVLFGDGAGAVVLEAQDQPSLPSDRGVLTTHLRSDGRHQSKLFVDGGPSTTQTVGHLRMEGREVFKHAVGMITDVIVDAFNATGTTAEDIDWFIPHQANKRIIDASAHKLHIAPQKVVLTVDLHGNTSAASIPLALAVAVKDGRVKKGDLVLFEAMGGGFTWGSALVRW, encoded by the coding sequence GTGACTGCGAAACGTTCGGTGGTGCTGGGCTGCGGCTCTTACCTGCCGCAGAAGGTGCTGACCAATGCCGAACTGGCGGCCCGAATCGATACTTCGGACGAGTGGATCGTGCAGCGTACCGGCATTCGGGAGCGCCACATCGCGGCCGAAGGCGAGTTCACCTCGCATCTGGCGATCAACGCCGCGCGCGCGGCGCTGGAACATGCCGGTCTCGACGCCCAGGCGATCGATCTGATCGTGCTCGCGACCTCGACGCCGGACAACACCTTTCCGGCCACCGCGGTTGCAGTCCAGAACGGGCTCGGTATCCTTCATGGCGCCGCCTTCGATCTGCAGGCGGTGTGTTCCGGCTTCGTCTTTGCGCTCGCCACCGCCGACAATTTCCTGCGCTCCGGCGCCTACAAGCGCGCGCTGGTGATCGGTGCGGAGACGTTCTCGCGCATTCTCGACTGGAACGACCGCGGCACCTGCGTGCTGTTCGGCGACGGCGCCGGCGCGGTCGTATTGGAGGCGCAGGATCAGCCGAGTTTGCCGTCGGATCGCGGCGTGCTCACGACCCATCTGCGCTCGGACGGCCGGCACCAGTCGAAGCTGTTCGTGGACGGTGGTCCGTCCACGACGCAGACCGTCGGCCATCTCCGGATGGAGGGCCGCGAAGTGTTCAAGCACGCGGTCGGCATGATCACGGACGTGATTGTGGACGCCTTCAATGCGACCGGGACGACGGCCGAGGACATCGACTGGTTCATCCCGCATCAGGCCAACAAGCGAATCATCGATGCTTCGGCGCATAAGCTTCATATTGCGCCGCAGAAGGTGGTGCTGACCGTCGATTTGCACGGCAACACGTCGGCTGCGTCGATCCCGCTGGCGCTCGCGGTTGCCGTCAAGGACGGGCGGGTGAAGAAAGGCGATCTGGTGCTGTTCGAAGCCATGGGCGGCGGCTTCACCTGGGGTTCCGCGCTGGTGCGCTGGTAG
- the plsX gene encoding phosphate acyltransferase PlsX → MPQKVRIALDAMGGDVGASVVIPGAAISLKRHPDSEFLLYGDSKQIDEQLAKYPALQKASRVIHTDVTVSMHDKPSQALRRGRKTSSMWLAIDAVKRKEADVAVSAGNTGALMAMARFHLHTMQGIDRPAIAGVWPTARGDSVVLDLGATIGGDAHHLVALAVMGSAMASVLLNRERPTVGLLNIGVEEIKGHEEIREAAELLRASQLNYIGFVEGDGIGQGAADVIVSEGFSGNIALKAAEGTARQMADFLRQAMTSSWLSRIGYLFARSAFKALRDKLDPNKSNGGVLLGLKGVVVKSHGGISAEGFAYAVDVGYEMVRCDLLTKINQMMNSDGSALAPTAQEAVS, encoded by the coding sequence ATGCCGCAAAAGGTTCGCATCGCGCTTGACGCCATGGGTGGCGATGTCGGCGCATCGGTCGTCATTCCCGGCGCTGCAATTTCTTTGAAGCGGCATCCCGACAGCGAATTCCTGCTCTACGGCGACAGCAAGCAGATCGACGAACAACTCGCCAAGTACCCGGCGCTGCAAAAGGCGTCGCGCGTGATCCACACCGACGTCACCGTGAGCATGCATGACAAGCCGAGCCAGGCGCTGCGTCGCGGCCGCAAGACGTCGTCGATGTGGCTTGCGATCGACGCGGTGAAGAGAAAGGAGGCCGACGTCGCGGTCTCCGCGGGCAATACGGGCGCGCTGATGGCGATGGCGCGTTTCCACCTGCACACCATGCAAGGGATCGATCGTCCGGCCATTGCCGGCGTGTGGCCGACGGCGCGCGGCGATTCCGTCGTGCTCGACCTCGGCGCCACGATCGGCGGCGACGCGCACCATCTCGTGGCGCTGGCGGTGATGGGCAGCGCAATGGCGAGCGTGCTGCTGAACCGGGAACGGCCGACTGTCGGCCTCCTCAACATCGGGGTCGAGGAGATCAAGGGCCATGAGGAGATCCGCGAGGCGGCCGAGCTGCTGCGCGCGTCGCAGCTCAATTATATCGGCTTCGTCGAGGGCGACGGGATCGGCCAGGGCGCGGCCGATGTGATCGTGTCGGAAGGCTTTAGCGGCAACATCGCGTTGAAGGCTGCGGAGGGAACCGCGCGCCAGATGGCGGACTTCCTGCGCCAGGCCATGACGAGCAGTTGGCTGTCCCGGATCGGCTACCTATTCGCCCGGAGCGCGTTCAAGGCGCTGCGGGACAAGCTCGACCCGAATAAATCCAATGGCGGTGTTTTGCTCGGCTTGAAGGGCGTGGTCGTCAAAAGTCACGGCGGAATCAGCGCCGAAGGCTTTGCCTACGCAGTCGATGTTGGCTATGAGATGGTCCGCTGCGATCTCCTCACCAAGATCAATCAGATGATGAATAGCGACGGCAGTGCGCTGGCACCGACCGCGCAGGAGGCTGTCTCGTGA
- a CDS encoding outer membrane protein assembly factor BamE: MQEDGRIPEMTEMSHLSARVSTPRRLTARRCGFRAAAAIALVCAALAGCTGEQFQKGYILPPNALEQIPIGASQDQVLIVMGTPSTVATLNGEVFYYISQRSERKVAFMNQQVVDQRVIAIYFDKNRQVTRLANYGLQDGKIFDFISRTTPTSGQELSYLTPLFKLLSFN; the protein is encoded by the coding sequence ATGCAAGAGGACGGGCGAATTCCTGAGATGACCGAAATGAGCCACCTGAGCGCCCGCGTGTCCACGCCGCGCCGCCTGACCGCGCGCCGGTGCGGCTTTCGCGCCGCCGCAGCCATTGCACTGGTCTGCGCGGCGCTCGCCGGATGCACCGGCGAGCAGTTCCAGAAGGGCTACATCCTGCCGCCCAACGCGCTTGAGCAGATTCCGATCGGCGCCAGCCAGGACCAGGTGCTGATCGTGATGGGAACGCCATCGACGGTCGCGACCTTGAACGGCGAGGTGTTTTATTACATCTCGCAGCGCTCCGAGCGCAAAGTCGCGTTCATGAATCAGCAGGTCGTGGACCAGCGCGTGATCGCGATCTATTTCGACAAGAACCGCCAGGTGACGCGCCTCGCCAATTACGGATTGCAGGACGGCAAGATCTTCGACTTCATCAGCCGCACCACGCCAACGTCTGGCCAGGAACTCAGCTACCTGACGCCGCTGTTCAAGCTGCTCAGCTTTAACTAG